A genomic window from Thunnus thynnus chromosome 12, fThuThy2.1, whole genome shotgun sequence includes:
- the hes6 gene encoding transcription cofactor HES-6, with protein MAPIRNNTNGMDRGDNCNGAKSDRKMRKPLVEKKRRARINESLQELRVLIADADLQSKMENAEVLEMTVKRVESILQNRAQEMGAVNREACERFAAGYIQCMHDVHTFVSSCPGIDPTIAAELLNHLLESMPLNDEDRLRMMLPDAALVESPGNNSTWSLPESMYTALVSPAPSSVSTDDLCSDLDETDSEQSHVSSSEEADQHDVLSLPSLIYPKSVWRPW; from the exons ATGGCCCCCATTCGTAACAACACAAACGGAATGGATAGAGGTGATAACTGCAATGGAGCCAAATCTGACAGAAAG ATGAGGAAACCTCTGGTCGAGAAGAAAAGAAGGGCTCGCATCAATGAAAGTTTACAAGAACTCAGAGTTCTCATCGCGGACGCAGAC TTACAATCAAAGATGGAGAATGCCGAAGTGCTGGAGATGACAGTGAAACGGGTGGAGAGCATCCTGCAAAACCGGGCTCAAG AAATGGGCGCTGTGAACCGGGAGGCTTGTGAGCGTTTCGCGGCAGGCTACATTCAGTGTATGCATGACGTGCACACTTTTGTGTCCAGCTGCCCGGGAATAGACCCAACTATCGCCGCTGAGCTGCTGAACCACCTCCTGGAGAGCATGCCCCTGAACGACGAGGACCGCCTCCGGATGATGCTGCCGGACGCCGCGCTGGTAGAGAGCCCCGGCAACAACAGCACTTGGTCCCTGCCTGAGAGCATGTACACGGCCCTGGTGTCCCCGGCCCCCTCCTCCGTCTCCACCGATGACCTCTGCTCTGACCTGGATGAGACTGACTCGGAGCAAAGCCATGTTTCTTCTTCAGAGGAGGCTGACCAGCATGATGTGTTGAGCCTGCCTTCTCTAATATACCCAAAGTCAGTTTGGAGACCATGGTAg